The Novosphingobium aromaticivorans DSM 12444 genome segment TCGACATCCCTGATGACGTCGCCGAGGAAATCGAGCTTGCCCGCGCCGGCTATCCCGAATTCGATCTCGAAGCCTATCGCCACGGCGACCTGACGCCGGTCTACTTCGGCTCCGCGCTCAAGAATTTCGGCGTGGCCGAGCTGATCGATGCCATTGCCAAGTACGCACCGCCGCCGCGCCCGCAATCGTCCGACATTGGCACGGTCGACCCGGAACGGCCCGACGTCACGGGGTTCATCTTCAAGGTCCAGGCCAACATGGACCCCCAGCACCGCGACCGCATTGCCTTCATGCGCATGGTCTCGGGCACGTTCCGGCGCGGCATGAAGCTTACGCCTTCGGGGCTGGGCAAGCCGATCGCGATCCATTCGCCGATCCTGTTCTTCGCGCAGGACCGCGAGATCGCCGATACTGCCGAGGCCGGCGACATCATCGGCATTCCGAACCACGGCACCCTGCGCGTGGGCGATACCCTGTCGGAAAAGAACGACCTGCGCTTCACGGGCCTGCCCAACTTTGCGCCGGAAATCCTGCGCCGCGTGGTGCTCAAGGATCCGACCAAGACCAAGCAGCTAAGGAAGGCGCTCGACGACCTGTCCGAGGAAGGGGTCATCCAGGTGTTCTATCCGGAGATCGGCAGCCAGTGGATCGTGGGCGTGGTCGGCCAGCTCCAGCTCGACGTGCTCGTCTCGCGTCTTGAGGCGGAATACAAGGTCGAGGCCGTGCTGGAACCCTCGCCATTCGACACTGCGCGCTGGCTCAAGGGGAGCGAAGCTGCGCTCAAGTCCTTTGCCGATTTCAACGTGTCGAACCTTGCCAAGGATCGCGACGGCGACCCGGTGTTCATGGCTCGCTCGGCCTGGGACGTGGGCTACCAGCAGGAACGCAACCCCGAACTCACCTTCTCTGCGACCAAGGAAAGGTAGTTCCGCCTTAGTCGGCCCGGGGGGTTGAAACCGCAGGGCGAAGGGCGCAGTTAGCCTCCCATGCAGTTACTCGGTCCGACCTCGAACACCTTCATCTCCCAGCGCTTGCGCCTCCACTACGTGGACTGGGGCAATGCCGACAAGCCGCCGCTCCTGCTGGTGCATGGCGGGCGCGACCATTGCCGTTCGTGGGACTGGACGGCAGAGGCGCTGCGCGAGGACTGGCACATCATCGCGCTCGACCATCGCGGTCATGGCGATAGCCAGTGGACCCAGGACGGCAACTACCGCACGATGGACCTCGTCTATGACGTGGCCCAGCTTATCCACCAGCTAGACCTGGCACCGGTGACGATCGTCTCGCACTCGTGGGGCGCCAACACCAGCCTGCGCTATGCCGGCCTGTTCCCCGAGAACGTGCGCAAGATCGTGGCGATCGAGGGCCTGTTCCCCACGCCCGAGCGCGAGGCTCTGATGAAGGACGTGCCCTTCGCTCGCCGCGTGCGCGAATTCATCGTCGAGAAGCGCAAGGCCGCCGGTCGCCTGCCCCGCCGCTACGCGACGCTGGAAGACGCTTACGCGCGCATGAAGGGTGAAAACCCCTACCTGACCGACGCCCAGGCCCGGCACCTGACGCTCCATGGCATCAACCGCAACGAGGACGGCACCTTCAGTTGGAAGTTCGACCCGCATCTCAATGTCGATGGCGCGCCCTATGACATCAGCACCGACCAGCGCAACGAACTGTGGGGCGCGATCACCTGCCCGACGCTGCTGCTGAACGGCGCGGATTCGTGGGCCGGAAATCCGGACAGGAACGGCATGGCGCAACATTTCCGCAATGCCCAAGTGGTCGAATTCGAGAATGCCGGCCACTGGCTCCACCATGACCAGTTCGACCGGTTCATCGCCACGCTCAGGGATTTCCTCTGAGTGTCGGCGTGAAACTGAAGGTCGCCAGCTACAACATCCACAAGGGCGTCGGGCTTGACCGCCGCCGCGATCCGGACCGCATCCTGACTGTCCTGCGCGAGATCGACGCCGACGTCATCGCGCTTCAGGAAGCCGACCGCCGCTTCGGCCTGCGCGAGGCGGTGATCCCCCGCGCCATGCTCGATGACCACAGCCCCTGGCGGGTCGTCGAACCCGGTCACTACGATCGCGCCCGTACCAGCAGCAGCATGGGCTGGCACGGCAATGCCCTGCTCGTCCGGCGAGACATCGAAGTCATCGATGCCTGCGCCGTGCCGCTGCCCACGCTTGAGCCGCGCGGGGCGGTCTGTGCCAGCCTTCGTCTTGCCGGCCATGTCGTGCGGGTACTCGGCATGCACCTCGACCTTTCGGGCCTGCGTCGCCGCCAGCAGATAGAAACGATCTGCGGCCATATCGAGGACCATCCCGAGCGCGGTCATGCAGTACTCATGGGCGATTTCAACGAATGGTCGCCATCTGGCGGCGCGCTTTCGGCTTTCGCCGATCACCTGCGAGTCCTCGCGCCGGGCCGCAGCTTTCCCTCGCGACGGCCAGTGGCGCAACTGGACCGGATCGTCGTCAGCGACGGGCTGCATGTCGACGCGGCGGGCGTCCACCACAGCCCGCTGGCGGCAGTCGGCTCGGATCATCTGCCCGTCTGGGCTGAACTCCGGCTGCCCGGAAACGAAGCAGACTGCCCTGCTTAAAATTTAGGCAGCAAATAGGGCCTGCACAAGATTCGAGCGGCCCAAACGCCGCCGACAGGGAAAATCGTTCCCCCGCATGACTGTTTCTCAGCGATTTTCGGATTTGGCACACCCCTTGCTTAAATGATCCTGCCGGCAGGTCGCCCGGCGCGAAGGGCCATGAAAGGGGGCATGAATGAAATTCATCATCGCCATCATCAAGCCGTTCAAGCTCGACGAAGTGCGTGAAGCGCTGTCGGGTCTGGGCGTTGCTGGGATGACGGTGTCGGAGGTGAAGGGCTTCGGTCGGCAGAAAGGCCAGACCGAGATCTACCGAGGCGCCGAATATTCGACCAACATGCTGCCGAAGGTGAAGATCGAGATCGCCGCCAGCGACGATCTCGCGCCGCAGATCGTCGAGACGATCCAGCAGGCCGCCAGCACCGAGGCGATTGGCGACGGCAAGGTGTTCGTCCTCGATCTCGCGTCCGCGACCCGTATCCGCACCGGCGAAACCGGGGACACCGCGCTTTGAGCGTGCCTTCCATTTCCGACCTTAGGGGAACCAACATGATCCGCAAGATGATCGGTGGCTTGGCGGGAACGGGCGCTTCGCTCTTCGCTGCCACGGCTGCTCACGCGCAGGAGGCCGCAGCGGCCACTGTCGACAAGGGCGATACCGCCTGGATGCTGACTTCGACAATTCTCGTGCTGATGATGATCCTGCCGGGCCTGGCGCTGTTCTACGGCGGCCTGACCCGGACCAAGAACATGCTCTCCACGATGACCCAGATCGGCGCCGTCGCGTGCTTCGCGATGCTGCTGTGGGTCATGTACGGCTATGGCCTTGCATTCGGCCCCGAAGGCAACGCCTTCATCAGTTGGGGCAAGTGGTTCCTTGCGGGCGTTACCCCGGCAAGCCAGGCCGCGACCTTCACTGCGGGTGTCGAAATCCCGGAATACGTGTTCATCTGCTTCCAGATGACGTTTGCGGCGATCACAATCGCGCTGGTTCTCGGCTCGGTCGTCGAACGCATGAAGTTTTCGGCGGTGATGGCGTTCGCGGCCGTGTGGCTGACCATCGTCTACTTCCCGATCGCACACATGGTCTGGGCGGCGGGCGGCCTGTTCTTCGACATGGGCGCTCTGGATTTCGCCGGCGGTACGGTCGTTCACATCAACGCTGGCGTCTCGGCACTGGTGGCCTGCCTTATCCTCGGCAAGCGCATCGGTTTCCAGAAGGACATCATGGCGCCTCACTCGCTGACCATGACCGGCATCGGCACCGGCCTGCTGTGGGTGGGTTGGTTCGGCTTCAACGCCGGTTCGGCGCTTGAAGCAAACGGCTCGGCTGCGCTTGCCATGATCAACACTTTCGTCGCCACCGCTTCGGCCGGTCTGTTCTGGATGCTTGCCGAGCGTCTTTCGGGCCACAAGGGTTCGGCACTCGGCTTCTGCTCGGGCATCATCGCCGGCCTCGTCGCCGTGACGCCTGCCGCCGGCAACTCTGGTCCTTTCGGCGCGATCGTTCTCGGTGGCCTCGCCTCGGTCGTCTGCTTCTACATGGTCACCGTGGTGAAGCCCAAGCTTGGCTATGACGACGCTCTCGATGCTTTCGGCATCCATGGCGTCGGCGGCATGATCGGCGCGGTCGGTACCGCAGTCGTCTATGCGCCCTCGCTGGGTGGTCCGGGCGCCGCCGACTACGACATGGGCGCCAAGCTCGTCGTCCAGATCATGGCGGTCGGCACCACCATCGTCTGGGCCGCGATTGGCACGGTCGTCGCCATGTACGTCGCCAAGGCTCTGACCGGCCTGCGGGTCACCGAAGAAGTCGAACGCGAAGGCCTCGACCTCGGTGAGCATGGCGAGCGCGCCTACAACTACTGATTAACCGAATTGGCGGGGTGGGGGAGACAGATCCTCTCCCTCTCATCTCCCACCCCGCCAAGCCTTGTTCCTCCTGCGAACAGACTGAAGGCCGGAAGCGCTAGCCCGCTTCCGGCCCTTTTTTGGTGAGGCCGGTGCCATTGCCTTGCCGGGAACCCCCACAAACTCTAAGGCGCGGGCCATGGCAAACGCTCCGCAACTCCCGGCATCTCCTCAGCCCAAGGACTGGATCCTCGGCATTCACGCCTATGTCCCCGGCAAGTCGACCGGCAAGGACGGGCAGGTGCTGACCAAGCTGTCGGCGAACGAAAATCCGCTCGGGACAAGCGCCGCCGCGCTCGAAGCGCGGGCACATGCGGGCGATCCGGCGCGCTATCCTGATCCTGACAGCAAGGATCTTCGCGCCGCCATCGGCGAAGTCCACGGCATCGATCCATCCCGGATCGTCATGGGCACCGGTTCTGACGAACTGCTCAACCTGGCCGCGCAGGCCTATGCCGGCCCCGGCGATGAAGTGCTCTACGTGCGCTACGGCTTCTCGGTCTACGACATCGCCGCGCGCCGCTGCGGGGCAGTGCCTGTCGTTGCGCCCGACGCCGATTACGGCACCGATGTCGATGCGCTGCTCGCCTGCGTGACCGAGCGTACGCGCGTCGTCTTCCTTGCCAATCCGAACAACCCGACTGGAAGCTGGTTGCCCCGCGAAGAGGTTGCGCGGCTCCACGCGGGTCTGCGCTCCGACATCCTGCTGGTACTCGACGGTGCCTACGCCGAGTACCTTGATCCGGCGAACGATGATGGCGCCCTCGACCTGGCGGTCACCGCCTGCAACGTTCTGGTCACGCGCACGTTTTCAAAGATATACGGCCTTGCCGGGGAGCGTATTGGCTGGGGCACCGGCCATCCGGCCATTGTCGATATGCTCAATCGGATTCGCGGTCCTTTCAACATCTCGCTGACCGGACAGGCTGCAGGCCTTGCCGCTGTTCGCGATCAGGCCTTTGTTGAAGCCTCGCGCCGCCACAACGCACATCAGCGCACGCGGTTCGTCGGCAAGCTCGAAGCCCTCGGCAATCACGGCGTCCGCCCGTTGCCCAGCCAGGCGAACTTCGTGCTGATCCTGTTCGAGGGCAAGGTGACTGCCGAAGACGTTTACCTCGGCCTCATGGACTACGGCTACATCACCCGCTGGCTGCCGGGGCAGGGCCTGCCCCAGGCGCTGCGCATCACCATAGGCACCGAGGCGCAGATGGACGAGATCGCCGATGCCATCCGCCGGATGTGCGAGGCTGCACGGTGACGGGCGCTTCGTTCGGACAGGTTACCATCGTGGGCCTGGGCCTGCTTGGCGGGTCGATCGGACATGCGGTGCAGGCTTACCTGCCAGGCACGACGGTAGTTGGCTATGACGCCGATCCCGACGTGCGCGAGGCCGCGCGCGGGCTGGGTCTTGCCCACCGCATTGCCGACGAAGCGGGCGAAGCGGCGATCGGATCCGACCTCGTGATCTTCTGCGTGCCGGTGGGCGCGATGGGCGCTGCCGCGGCCGCGATAGCGCCCGGCCTGTCGGTCGAAGCGCTGGTGAGCGACGTGGGCTCTTCGAAGGCGACTGTCGCCGCCGCGCTGGCTCAGGCGCTGCCGGGACATCACGTGATTCCCGCCCACCCCGTCGCGGGGACCGAGCGGAGCGGGCCGGAGGCCGGCTTTGCCGCGCTGTTCCGCAACCGCTGGTGCATCATCACTCCGCCCGCAGACGCCGACCCTGTGCTGTTGGCGCGGCTTGTGGCTTTCTGGGAAGCGCTCGGCGCGCGGGTCGAGACGATGGACGCGGACCATCACGACAAGGTCCTTGCGGTCACCAGTCACCTGCCGCACCTTATTGCCTATACCATCGTC includes the following:
- a CDS encoding peptide chain release factor 3, which translates into the protein MTSNRRTFAIISHPDAGKTTLTEKLLLQGGAIHLAGEVKARGAARRARSDWMKIEQQRGISVTSSVMTFQKDGIVFNLLDTPGHEDFSEDTYRTLTAVDSAIMVIDAAKGIEPQTRKLFEVCRMRSVPIITFVNKVDREGRSVFETLDEVADALALDVVPMSWPIGMGGVFQGVMNFADETIARPEGDSREFLGKREPAIDIPDDVAEEIELARAGYPEFDLEAYRHGDLTPVYFGSALKNFGVAELIDAIAKYAPPPRPQSSDIGTVDPERPDVTGFIFKVQANMDPQHRDRIAFMRMVSGTFRRGMKLTPSGLGKPIAIHSPILFFAQDREIADTAEAGDIIGIPNHGTLRVGDTLSEKNDLRFTGLPNFAPEILRRVVLKDPTKTKQLRKALDDLSEEGVIQVFYPEIGSQWIVGVVGQLQLDVLVSRLEAEYKVEAVLEPSPFDTARWLKGSEAALKSFADFNVSNLAKDRDGDPVFMARSAWDVGYQQERNPELTFSATKER
- a CDS encoding pyridoxal phosphate-dependent aminotransferase: MANAPQLPASPQPKDWILGIHAYVPGKSTGKDGQVLTKLSANENPLGTSAAALEARAHAGDPARYPDPDSKDLRAAIGEVHGIDPSRIVMGTGSDELLNLAAQAYAGPGDEVLYVRYGFSVYDIAARRCGAVPVVAPDADYGTDVDALLACVTERTRVVFLANPNNPTGSWLPREEVARLHAGLRSDILLVLDGAYAEYLDPANDDGALDLAVTACNVLVTRTFSKIYGLAGERIGWGTGHPAIVDMLNRIRGPFNISLTGQAAGLAAVRDQAFVEASRRHNAHQRTRFVGKLEALGNHGVRPLPSQANFVLILFEGKVTAEDVYLGLMDYGYITRWLPGQGLPQALRITIGTEAQMDEIADAIRRMCEAAR
- a CDS encoding prephenate/arogenate dehydrogenase family protein; its protein translation is MTGASFGQVTIVGLGLLGGSIGHAVQAYLPGTTVVGYDADPDVREAARGLGLAHRIADEAGEAAIGSDLVIFCVPVGAMGAAAAAIAPGLSVEALVSDVGSSKATVAAALAQALPGHHVIPAHPVAGTERSGPEAGFAALFRNRWCIITPPADADPVLLARLVAFWEALGARVETMDADHHDKVLAVTSHLPHLIAYTIVGTASDLEQVTQSEVIKYSAGGFRDFTRIAASDPTMWRDVFLTNREAVLEMLQRFTEDLTELQKAIRKGDGAFLFDHFTRTRAIRRGIIEMGQDDARPDFGRSDHNGDGQGSGGGEPA
- a CDS encoding endonuclease/exonuclease/phosphatase family protein, whose protein sequence is MKLKVASYNIHKGVGLDRRRDPDRILTVLREIDADVIALQEADRRFGLREAVIPRAMLDDHSPWRVVEPGHYDRARTSSSMGWHGNALLVRRDIEVIDACAVPLPTLEPRGAVCASLRLAGHVVRVLGMHLDLSGLRRRQQIETICGHIEDHPERGHAVLMGDFNEWSPSGGALSAFADHLRVLAPGRSFPSRRPVAQLDRIVVSDGLHVDAAGVHHSPLAAVGSDHLPVWAELRLPGNEADCPA
- a CDS encoding ammonium transporter, with the protein product MIRKMIGGLAGTGASLFAATAAHAQEAAAATVDKGDTAWMLTSTILVLMMILPGLALFYGGLTRTKNMLSTMTQIGAVACFAMLLWVMYGYGLAFGPEGNAFISWGKWFLAGVTPASQAATFTAGVEIPEYVFICFQMTFAAITIALVLGSVVERMKFSAVMAFAAVWLTIVYFPIAHMVWAAGGLFFDMGALDFAGGTVVHINAGVSALVACLILGKRIGFQKDIMAPHSLTMTGIGTGLLWVGWFGFNAGSALEANGSAALAMINTFVATASAGLFWMLAERLSGHKGSALGFCSGIIAGLVAVTPAAGNSGPFGAIVLGGLASVVCFYMVTVVKPKLGYDDALDAFGIHGVGGMIGAVGTAVVYAPSLGGPGAADYDMGAKLVVQIMAVGTTIVWAAIGTVVAMYVAKALTGLRVTEEVEREGLDLGEHGERAYNY
- a CDS encoding alpha/beta fold hydrolase; the protein is MQLLGPTSNTFISQRLRLHYVDWGNADKPPLLLVHGGRDHCRSWDWTAEALREDWHIIALDHRGHGDSQWTQDGNYRTMDLVYDVAQLIHQLDLAPVTIVSHSWGANTSLRYAGLFPENVRKIVAIEGLFPTPEREALMKDVPFARRVREFIVEKRKAAGRLPRRYATLEDAYARMKGENPYLTDAQARHLTLHGINRNEDGTFSWKFDPHLNVDGAPYDISTDQRNELWGAITCPTLLLNGADSWAGNPDRNGMAQHFRNAQVVEFENAGHWLHHDQFDRFIATLRDFL
- a CDS encoding P-II family nitrogen regulator; protein product: MKFIIAIIKPFKLDEVREALSGLGVAGMTVSEVKGFGRQKGQTEIYRGAEYSTNMLPKVKIEIAASDDLAPQIVETIQQAASTEAIGDGKVFVLDLASATRIRTGETGDTAL